A genome region from Streptomyces pratensis includes the following:
- a CDS encoding transglycosylase SLT domain-containing protein: protein MPENGKHRRSRTSSLTRGIIAVSTGGAALALPVIGATSAFAAPAQPAVVEKAATSTAASGKGIAAEKSESATYSVILGDTLAKIAREHSVSGGWKALYEGNQKVVGGNPDLIHPGLKLVIDAKAESKSADEAGKAESKASASSERAEESADRADRSERASTSAAAEGAPAAEATPAAEAAPAAEPVAYTDDLDGWIKESLAVMAEHGIPGTYEGIHRNIIRESGGNPQAINNWDSNAAAGIPSKGLLQVIDPTFEAYHVPGTSTDSYDPVANITAACNYAADKYGSIDNVDSAY, encoded by the coding sequence AAGCACCGTCGTTCCAGGACCAGTTCACTGACCCGCGGCATCATCGCCGTGAGCACGGGCGGAGCCGCCCTGGCCCTCCCCGTGATCGGTGCGACCAGCGCCTTCGCGGCCCCGGCCCAGCCGGCCGTCGTCGAAAAGGCTGCGACGTCGACTGCCGCGTCCGGCAAGGGAATTGCCGCCGAGAAGTCCGAGTCCGCCACCTATTCCGTGATCTTGGGTGACACGCTCGCCAAGATCGCACGCGAGCATTCCGTGAGCGGTGGCTGGAAGGCTCTGTACGAGGGCAACCAGAAGGTTGTCGGCGGAAACCCCGACCTGATTCACCCCGGTCTGAAGCTTGTTATCGACGCCAAGGCCGAGAGCAAGTCGGCGGACGAGGCCGGAAAGGCCGAATCCAAGGCTTCCGCCTCGTCCGAGCGTGCCGAGGAGAGCGCTGACCGCGCCGACCGCTCGGAGCGCGCGAGCACCTCCGCCGCAGCGGAGGGCGCGCCCGCCGCCGAGGCCACTCCCGCCGCCGAAGCCGCGCCCGCCGCCGAGCCGGTCGCGTACACGGACGACCTCGACGGCTGGATCAAGGAGTCGCTGGCCGTCATGGCCGAGCACGGGATCCCCGGCACCTACGAGGGCATCCACCGCAACATCATCCGCGAGTCCGGTGGCAACCCGCAGGCCATCAACAACTGGGACTCGAACGCAGCTGCCGGCATCCCGTCGAAGGGCCTGCTGCAGGTCATCGATCCGACCTTCGAGGCCTACCACGTGCCCGGTACGTCGACGGACAGCTACGACCCGGTCGCCAACATCACGGCAGCGTGCAACTACGCCGCGGACAAGTACGGCTCGATCGACAACGTCGACTCGGCCTACTGA